From Caballeronia insecticola, a single genomic window includes:
- a CDS encoding right-handed parallel beta-helix repeat-containing protein, whose translation MSLLYKVQLLPGDWVRLDAPNEFLAGHQYRFQDQDDEALLIFEGDTPSDAGASTLAAGDEYTVTYRNGAIWAKSSDALSVVGIEDLGPETGNTIDGGTTALLKQNFAAANAIAASQDEPASQTDQAATYGQLQDALAQFNGPDGASLIGYQRNAPGTMLLDLQSKLDQVVDMRDWPIRADDNDHTADIQNALDEISRVGGVLKGAPGTLNCGNLRLTGSGVKLDLAGTTLKFHGTAAAGSKLGLQLFGTVDALHVCGGRFICDGVLANGHAGIWSNSGIVASNVFIYRNYVKNGINGISCNANLSGSFRNARIFQNVIDGTVGVDSGAGYGIHFADGSGQPIGAQIFENHIINATRHSIYFARGIGGNVFGNQIYGHRSTVADGSIRPAINALRCSDVNVFDNTFCEPNDGGMMIGRTGANGLRNRAYGNTFKKSAASNSVPCLMIGSQNPAAIITDQGDPSVGQPEGAPSSTTVENNHFDIDNNTCDPIRVYCGIGVKIKGNTGNVSNVAVGSQAIYVYGTGGDTYNANHDFEDNSFQLPPSAVIARLEAGLVGTTFAMRFRRNNSDYGVPAFACAVAMNNPNIGIFEQSASGLSMSSGIYPKGRYAMKSIQPFGPVTVPGSTSSSLGTLTTNFSIAGVKKGDQASVSFDQIGTAIEVMSAYVNSNNNVRVILLNLAPTSTALPAGNVDIEVRRNTVDY comes from the coding sequence ATGTCCCTGTTATACAAAGTTCAACTTCTCCCGGGCGACTGGGTTCGATTGGATGCGCCGAATGAATTTCTGGCCGGACATCAGTATCGCTTTCAGGATCAGGACGATGAGGCGCTGCTCATTTTCGAAGGCGACACACCGAGCGATGCTGGCGCAAGCACGCTCGCGGCCGGCGACGAGTACACCGTGACGTATCGCAATGGCGCGATCTGGGCTAAGTCGAGTGACGCACTCTCGGTGGTCGGCATCGAAGACCTCGGGCCGGAGACGGGCAATACAATCGACGGCGGCACTACCGCGTTGCTCAAGCAGAACTTCGCCGCTGCAAATGCGATTGCTGCGAGCCAAGATGAACCCGCTTCGCAGACGGATCAGGCTGCGACATACGGCCAACTGCAAGACGCGCTCGCTCAGTTCAACGGTCCCGATGGCGCATCGTTAATCGGCTATCAGCGCAATGCGCCGGGCACTATGCTGCTCGATCTCCAGAGCAAGCTCGATCAGGTCGTCGATATGCGGGACTGGCCGATCCGCGCTGACGACAACGATCACACAGCAGACATCCAGAACGCGCTTGACGAAATATCGCGCGTCGGTGGCGTGCTCAAGGGTGCTCCCGGCACGCTCAACTGCGGAAATCTCCGGCTCACGGGCAGCGGCGTAAAGCTTGATCTCGCGGGAACGACGCTGAAGTTTCACGGCACCGCGGCGGCGGGTTCGAAGCTGGGTCTGCAACTCTTCGGCACAGTCGACGCGCTGCACGTGTGCGGCGGCCGCTTCATCTGCGATGGCGTGCTTGCGAACGGCCACGCGGGAATCTGGAGCAACAGCGGTATCGTCGCGAGCAACGTGTTCATTTACCGGAACTACGTCAAGAACGGCATCAATGGCATCTCGTGCAACGCGAATCTCAGCGGCAGTTTCCGGAACGCGCGCATTTTTCAGAACGTGATCGACGGCACGGTCGGCGTCGATTCTGGCGCCGGCTACGGCATCCACTTCGCCGATGGCTCCGGTCAACCGATCGGCGCGCAGATCTTCGAAAATCACATCATCAACGCGACACGGCATTCGATCTACTTCGCGCGCGGCATCGGCGGTAACGTCTTCGGGAATCAGATTTACGGACATCGCTCGACAGTCGCGGATGGATCGATCCGGCCAGCAATCAACGCGCTCCGATGCAGTGACGTGAACGTGTTCGACAACACGTTCTGCGAGCCAAACGACGGCGGAATGATGATCGGAAGGACCGGTGCGAATGGCCTGCGCAATCGCGCCTACGGCAACACGTTCAAGAAGTCGGCAGCGAGTAACTCAGTGCCATGCCTGATGATCGGATCGCAGAACCCCGCAGCAATCATCACTGATCAGGGCGACCCGAGCGTCGGACAGCCGGAGGGGGCGCCGTCGTCGACGACAGTAGAAAACAATCACTTCGACATCGACAACAACACGTGCGATCCGATCCGCGTGTATTGCGGCATCGGCGTGAAGATCAAAGGCAACACCGGTAACGTCTCCAACGTCGCCGTCGGGTCGCAAGCGATCTACGTGTACGGGACAGGCGGCGACACCTATAACGCGAACCATGACTTCGAAGATAACTCGTTCCAGCTTCCGCCGAGCGCGGTGATAGCGCGTCTCGAAGCGGGACTTGTTGGCACAACGTTCGCGATGCGCTTTCGACGAAACAACTCCGATTACGGCGTGCCGGCATTCGCATGCGCGGTCGCAATGAATAACCCAAACATCGGCATTTTTGAGCAGTCGGCATCCGGACTGTCGATGTCATCCGGCATTTACCCGAAAGGACGTTACGCGATGAAATCGATTCAGCCGTTCGGCCCCGTTACCGTGCCCGGCAGCACGAGCAGCAGTTTGGGCACGCTCACCACAAATTTTTCTATCGCCGGAGTCAAGAAAGGAGACCAAGCCTCAGTGTCGTTCGATCAGATCGGCACCGCAATCGAAGTGATGTCCGCGTACGTGAACTCGAACAACAATGTGCGCGTGATCCTGCTGAATCTTGCGCCGACGTCGACGGCGCTACCTGCGGGCAACGTCGACATCGAAGTGCGTCGAAACACTGTCGATTACTGA
- a CDS encoding D-Ala-D-Ala carboxypeptidase family metallohydrolase → MNLTAHFTLDELTPSRVAARRGIDNTPSEAVIANLRRTAQTLEQLRALLGANEKSALSGVRSRAPAVPLRIWRVAPHVLT, encoded by the coding sequence ATGAATCTGACAGCGCATTTCACCCTCGACGAACTGACGCCGAGCCGGGTCGCGGCACGTCGCGGCATCGACAACACGCCGAGCGAGGCCGTCATCGCCAATTTGCGACGCACCGCGCAGACGCTCGAACAGCTCCGTGCGCTGCTCGGTGCCAATGAGAAGAGCGCGCTTTCGGGCGTGCGGAGTCGCGCACCAGCCGTTCCTTTGCGCATCTGGCGCGTAGCGCCCCACGTTTTAACCTAA
- a CDS encoding serine hydrolase, producing MSVGDLWRAVLEGSDNTAAVLLMRSAGGPCFASRCAKMGDCSGYTTRGLR from the coding sequence ATGTCAGTCGGAGACCTCTGGCGCGCCGTCCTCGAAGGCAGCGACAATACAGCGGCCGTGCTGCTGATGAGAAGCGCGGGCGGCCCCTGCTTTGCCTCGCGCTGCGCCAAGATGGGCGACTGCTCGGGGTACACCACTAGAGGGCTTCGTTAA
- the gyrB gene encoding DNA topoisomerase (ATP-hydrolyzing) subunit B: protein MTENTNSQPDNKPDNSYGASSIQILEGLEAVRKRPGMYIGDTSDGTGLHHLVFEVLDNSIDEALAGYCDDIHVTIHADNSISVTDNGRGVPTGLKRDDKHDPKRSAAEIVMTELHAGGKFDQNSYKVSGGLHGVGVSCVNALSEWLRLTVRRDGKKHFMEFHRGVVQNREIVEENGVQYSPMPVVGDTENRGTEVHFLADATIFGNVEFHYDILAKRMRELSFLNNGVRIRLTDQRTGKEDDFAFAGGVKGFVEYINKAKQVLHPNVFYATGERENVTVEVAMQWNDSFNESVLCFTNNIPQRDGGTHLTGLRAAMTRVMNKYIVDNEIAKKAKVETTGDDMREGLSCVLSVKVPEPKFSSQTKDKLVSSEVRAPVEEIVAKALEQYLQETPVDAKIITGKIVDAARARDAARKAREMTRRKGVLDGIGLPGKLADCQEKDPAKSEIYIVEGDSAGGSAKQGRDRKFQAILPLRGKVLNVEKARFDKLISSEQIVTLVTALGCGIGKEDYNLEKLRYHRIIIMTDADVDGAHIRTLLLTFFYRQMPEIVERGFIYIAQPPLYKIKAGKDERYMKDAHELNQHMLKLALQGSELVPSEGASPISGDALGELARAYLLAQAVVDRLSRIYDAAALESVMDGAVIDLSSQEAAEATAKRLEERLRADPLKPEVTVEAAYDQVREVRSLHVKRRHHGNVKVTVFDEDLQLTADYKQLVSTADTFKGLIGAGALIKRGERSMAVSDFKSAMKWLIADAERNVSKQRYKGLGEMNPEQLWETTMDPNVRRLLRVQIEDAIAADGIFTTLMGDDVEPRRAFIESNALRAGNIDV, encoded by the coding sequence ATGACTGAAAACACAAATTCGCAACCCGACAACAAGCCTGACAACAGCTATGGCGCTTCGTCCATTCAGATCCTCGAAGGTCTGGAGGCAGTGCGCAAGCGGCCGGGCATGTATATCGGCGATACGTCGGATGGCACCGGTTTGCATCACCTCGTTTTCGAAGTGCTGGATAACTCCATCGACGAAGCGCTCGCCGGCTATTGCGACGACATTCACGTCACGATCCACGCGGACAACTCCATTTCCGTGACCGACAACGGCCGCGGCGTGCCGACCGGCCTGAAGCGCGACGACAAGCACGACCCGAAGCGCAGCGCCGCCGAAATCGTCATGACCGAGCTGCATGCGGGCGGCAAGTTCGACCAGAACAGCTACAAGGTCTCGGGCGGCCTGCACGGCGTGGGTGTGTCGTGCGTGAACGCGCTGTCGGAGTGGCTGCGCCTCACGGTGCGCCGCGACGGCAAGAAGCACTTCATGGAGTTCCACCGCGGCGTCGTGCAGAACCGCGAGATCGTCGAAGAAAACGGCGTGCAGTATTCGCCGATGCCCGTTGTCGGCGACACCGAAAACCGCGGCACCGAAGTGCACTTTCTGGCGGACGCGACCATCTTCGGCAATGTCGAATTCCATTACGACATTCTCGCCAAGCGCATGCGCGAACTCTCGTTCCTGAATAACGGCGTGCGCATTCGCCTGACCGACCAGCGTACCGGCAAGGAAGACGATTTCGCGTTCGCGGGCGGCGTGAAGGGCTTCGTCGAGTACATCAACAAGGCGAAGCAGGTGCTGCATCCGAACGTGTTCTACGCGACGGGCGAGCGCGAGAACGTGACCGTCGAAGTGGCAATGCAGTGGAACGACAGCTTCAACGAAAGCGTGCTCTGCTTCACGAACAACATTCCGCAGCGCGACGGCGGCACGCATTTGACCGGCCTGCGCGCGGCGATGACGCGTGTCATGAACAAGTACATCGTCGATAACGAAATCGCGAAGAAGGCGAAGGTCGAGACGACCGGCGACGACATGCGCGAAGGTTTGTCGTGCGTGCTGTCGGTGAAGGTGCCGGAACCGAAGTTCAGCTCGCAGACGAAGGACAAGCTGGTGTCGTCGGAAGTGCGCGCGCCGGTCGAGGAAATCGTCGCGAAGGCGCTCGAACAGTATCTGCAGGAAACGCCGGTCGACGCAAAGATCATCACGGGCAAGATCGTCGATGCGGCGCGTGCGCGCGATGCGGCCCGCAAGGCGCGCGAGATGACGCGGCGCAAGGGCGTGCTCGACGGCATCGGGTTGCCGGGCAAGCTCGCGGATTGCCAGGAGAAGGATCCGGCGAAGTCGGAGATTTATATCGTCGAGGGTGACTCGGCGGGCGGGTCGGCCAAGCAGGGACGCGATCGCAAGTTTCAGGCTATCTTGCCGTTGCGTGGCAAGGTGCTGAATGTGGAGAAGGCGCGGTTCGACAAGCTGATTTCGTCCGAGCAGATCGTCACGCTGGTGACGGCGCTTGGGTGCGGCATCGGCAAGGAAGACTACAACCTCGAGAAGCTGCGCTATCACCGCATCATCATCATGACCGACGCGGACGTGGACGGCGCGCACATTCGTACGTTGCTGCTCACGTTCTTCTATCGGCAGATGCCGGAGATCGTCGAGCGCGGCTTTATCTATATCGCGCAGCCGCCGCTTTACAAAATCAAGGCGGGCAAGGACGAGCGTTATATGAAGGACGCGCACGAGCTCAACCAGCATATGTTGAAGCTGGCGTTGCAAGGCTCGGAGCTGGTTCCGAGCGAGGGCGCCAGTCCGATTTCCGGCGACGCGCTGGGCGAACTCGCGCGCGCGTATTTGCTGGCGCAGGCGGTGGTCGACCGGTTGAGCCGCATCTATGATGCGGCGGCGCTGGAATCGGTGATGGATGGCGCGGTCATCGATCTGTCGTCGCAGGAAGCGGCCGAGGCAACGGCCAAGCGTCTCGAAGAGCGGCTGCGTGCGGATCCGCTGAAGCCGGAAGTCACGGTCGAGGCGGCATATGACCAAGTGCGCGAGGTGCGGTCGCTGCATGTCAAGCGGCGCCATCATGGCAATGTGAAGGTCACCGTGTTCGATGAAGACCTTCAACTGACGGCGGATTACAAGCAACTCGTGTCGACGGCGGACACGTTCAAGGGCTTGATTGGTGCTGGCGCGCTCATCAAGCGCGGCGAGCGGTCGATGGCGGTGTCCGATTTCAAGAGCGCGATGAAGTGGCTCATCGCCGATGCGGAACGCAACGTCAGCAAGCAGCGCTATAAGGGGCTTGGCGAGATGAACCCCGAGCAGCTCTGGGAAACGACGATGGATCCCAACGTGCGGCGTTTGCTGCGCGTGCAGATCGAGGACGCGATTGCGGCCGATGGTATTTTCACGACGCTCATGGGCGATGATGTGGAGCCGCGCCGGGCGTTTATCGAAAGTAATGCGTTGCGGGCGGGGAATATTGATGTTTGA
- a CDS encoding glycosyl hydrolase family 28-related protein, translated as MSLLYKVQLPPGDWVRLDAPNDFLVGHQYRFQNQEDEALLIFEGDTPSDAGASTLAAGGGYTVTYRHGAIWAKSSDALSVVGIEDLGPETGNAIDGGTTALLKQNFAAANTIAAIQDDPASQTDQAATYGQLQDALPQFNGPDGASLIGYKARTVAAELDDGWANPKRYGAKGDGRADDSVAIQAAIDELAARGGGVVRFPNGEYRCNVILRDGVHLISGAEMFG; from the coding sequence ATGTCCCTGTTATACAAAGTTCAACTTCCCCCGGGCGACTGGGTTCGATTGGATGCGCCGAATGACTTTCTGGTCGGGCATCAGTATCGCTTTCAGAATCAGGAAGATGAGGCGCTGCTCATTTTCGAAGGCGACACACCGAGCGATGCTGGCGCAAGCACGCTCGCAGCCGGCGGCGGGTACACCGTGACGTATCGCCATGGCGCGATCTGGGCTAAGTCGAGTGACGCACTCTCGGTGGTCGGCATCGAAGACCTCGGGCCGGAGACGGGCAATGCAATCGACGGCGGCACTACCGCGTTGCTCAAGCAGAACTTCGCCGCTGCAAATACGATTGCTGCGATCCAAGATGACCCCGCTTCGCAGACGGATCAGGCTGCGACATACGGCCAACTACAAGACGCGCTCCCTCAATTCAACGGTCCCGATGGCGCATCATTAATCGGCTACAAGGCACGCACCGTAGCGGCCGAACTCGATGATGGCTGGGCAAACCCCAAGCGATACGGTGCAAAAGGCGATGGTCGCGCTGACGATAGCGTGGCTATCCAAGCCGCCATCGATGAGTTGGCGGCTCGTGGCGGTGGCGTGGTGCGGTTCCCGAATGGCGAGTACCGGTGCAACGTCATCTTGCGCGACGGCGTGCATTTGATCAGCGGCGCAGAGATGTTTGGTTAG
- a CDS encoding AraC family transcriptional regulator, which translates to MSEIYQARLARVVAYIHDHLDDELDLNRLADVACLSPYHWHRIYHGFYGETAAATVRRLRLHRAANELVRGSGAIDTIAERAGYSSVQAFSRAFQASYRMAPGRFRSEGGASMFVSLDSSDSIRSGGMAMHQVEIRSQGPFTVAAMEHRGSYMNIGRAFEMLFHWLATRGLVDPRARSLGIYFDDPAAVAEDELRSMACCELFEPDAVKFEAPVSRVEVAGGEFAVLTHVGPYAQLCFAYQWLYGEWLPKSGRETGDAPVFEVYVNDPRGTAPADLVTEIWVQLRAVG; encoded by the coding sequence ATGAGCGAGATCTACCAGGCGCGGCTCGCGCGCGTGGTTGCGTATATCCACGATCACCTCGACGACGAGCTCGATCTCAACCGGCTCGCCGACGTGGCCTGTTTGTCGCCGTATCACTGGCATCGGATTTATCACGGATTTTATGGCGAGACGGCCGCGGCGACCGTGCGGCGCTTGCGGCTGCATCGGGCGGCGAACGAGTTGGTGCGTGGCTCGGGCGCTATCGATACGATCGCCGAGCGCGCGGGATACAGCAGCGTGCAGGCGTTTTCGCGGGCGTTTCAGGCGAGTTACCGGATGGCGCCGGGGCGGTTCCGAAGTGAAGGCGGCGCGTCCATGTTTGTTTCGCTGGATTCTTCAGATTCGATTCGATCGGGAGGTATGGCCATGCATCAGGTAGAAATTCGGAGTCAGGGTCCGTTCACGGTGGCGGCGATGGAGCATCGCGGGTCGTATATGAACATCGGGCGCGCGTTCGAGATGCTGTTTCACTGGCTGGCGACGCGCGGTCTCGTCGATCCGCGGGCGCGCTCGCTCGGCATCTATTTCGACGATCCCGCCGCGGTCGCCGAAGACGAATTGCGCTCGATGGCGTGCTGCGAATTGTTCGAGCCGGATGCGGTGAAGTTCGAGGCGCCGGTGTCGCGCGTGGAGGTCGCGGGTGGGGAGTTCGCGGTGCTGACGCACGTTGGACCGTATGCGCAGCTTTGCTTCGCGTATCAGTGGCTTTATGGTGAATGGCTGCCGAAGTCGGGGCGCGAGACGGGGGACGCGCCGGTGTTTGAGGTCTATGTGAACGATCCGCGCGGGACCGCGCCGGCGGATTTGGTTACGGAGATTTGGGTGCAGTTGAGGGCCGTTGGCTAA
- a CDS encoding TnsA endonuclease N-terminal domain-containing protein has protein sequence MQNKPHAAVRPTARQGIHHVPARQVVRPTGGIFRGRFPSQKSGRTVAFESLIERDALLLFEFSRGVVSYREQPYSIYYSFEEKTRKYTPDFELTLASGAVLLIEVKPEEKALAPDEKDGSGVLGNIFPSLAYLFGS, from the coding sequence ATGCAGAACAAACCGCATGCCGCCGTCAGGCCGACGGCTAGGCAGGGGATTCATCACGTCCCCGCACGACAAGTCGTCCGGCCTACCGGTGGGATTTTCCGCGGCCGTTTTCCTTCCCAAAAGTCAGGCAGAACAGTGGCGTTCGAGTCATTGATCGAGCGTGACGCATTGCTTCTCTTCGAGTTCTCTCGCGGAGTCGTCAGTTATCGCGAACAACCCTACTCGATTTATTACTCGTTCGAAGAAAAAACGCGGAAGTACACACCGGACTTTGAACTTACTCTGGCCAGCGGCGCTGTACTCCTCATTGAGGTCAAACCAGAAGAAAAAGCGCTTGCGCCAGACGAGAAAGACGGCTCCGGCGTATTGGGGAACATTTTTCCCAGCTTGGCGTACCTTTTCGGGTCTTGA
- a CDS encoding VPA1262 family N-terminal domain-containing protein translates to MWPAPLTALTVHIDACEEGLESRRRLYQWGTTIVREVSTQMQMHGSSTRVESDWLAKAVRSKDRKRLEAVQELSRQTHTSRQTTRKGQRDAWVDINRQIARVVRDLAPEGSKGKFFERYSEGENTGRLELAEWLKRLFAENRDKHIAWFDPYMEDVGVALINQYGFSEGNYVIFTQKLDLQLVDTWHEHILYWNSLGPLEDQPDTLVGTRITKLVSACRAWKEQLSSLRMKVVGLPEGTLHDRMIVIRDERMEPVVGYHLSNSIQKANEN, encoded by the coding sequence ATCTGGCCGGCTCCGCTTACTGCCCTGACTGTGCATATTGACGCATGCGAAGAAGGCCTCGAGAGTCGCCGGCGGTTGTATCAATGGGGTACGACTATCGTAAGAGAAGTATCTACGCAAATGCAAATGCACGGCTCTTCTACGCGGGTGGAGTCGGACTGGCTGGCGAAGGCCGTAAGATCCAAGGACCGGAAACGGCTCGAAGCGGTCCAGGAGCTCTCGCGGCAAACACATACGTCGAGGCAGACCACCCGCAAGGGGCAGAGAGATGCATGGGTAGATATCAATCGGCAAATTGCCCGTGTCGTTCGCGATCTTGCGCCGGAAGGATCGAAGGGGAAGTTCTTTGAACGCTACTCCGAGGGCGAAAATACAGGTCGCCTCGAGCTGGCCGAGTGGCTCAAGCGACTTTTCGCCGAAAATCGGGACAAACACATAGCTTGGTTTGACCCGTACATGGAAGACGTCGGCGTAGCGCTGATCAATCAGTATGGGTTCAGCGAGGGCAACTATGTCATTTTTACGCAGAAGCTCGATCTGCAGCTGGTTGATACATGGCACGAACATATCCTCTACTGGAACTCGCTTGGACCGTTAGAGGATCAGCCTGACACTCTGGTTGGCACTCGTATTACCAAGCTTGTCTCAGCTTGCCGAGCATGGAAAGAGCAACTGAGCAGCCTCCGTATGAAAGTGGTTGGTCTGCCGGAGGGAACTTTACACGATCGAATGATCGTGATCAGAGACGAGCGAATGGAGCCCGTCGTTGGCTACCACCTTTCGAACTCGATTCAGAAGGCGAACGAGAACTAA
- the dbpA gene encoding ATP-dependent RNA helicase DbpA has translation MTTDTSFSSLPLSPAMQSNLQQLGYETMTPIQAASLPPALAGLDLIAQAKTGSGKTAAFTLPLLTKLDVSQFAVQALILCPTRELADQVTQEVRRLARAEDNVKVLTLCGGTPMRPQVASLEHGAHIVVGTPGRIMDHLERSTLALDAVRTLVLDEADRMLDMGFFDDIASVARQCPKDRQTLLFSATYPEGIAKLSQQFLRNPREIKLTERHSSAKIKQRFYQVDDNERLHAVGLLLDHYRPVSTIAFCNTKQQCRDLLDVLRAQGFEALTLHGELEQRERDQVLVQFANRSCSVLVATDVAARGLDIAQLEAVINVDVTPDPEVHVHRIGRTGRAGEEGWALSLASMDEMGRVGAIEEAQRAEVEWHPLAELTSAEPGHLKPPMATLQILGGRKEKVRPGDVLGALTGEAGFDGKQIGKINVMDLVTYVAVDRNIADDAVRRLGAGKLKGRKVKVRRM, from the coding sequence ATGACGACCGACACTTCCTTCAGCAGTCTGCCGCTCTCACCGGCCATGCAGTCGAACCTGCAGCAACTCGGCTACGAGACGATGACGCCGATCCAGGCCGCGAGCCTGCCGCCCGCGCTGGCGGGCCTCGATCTCATCGCGCAGGCGAAGACCGGCAGCGGCAAGACCGCCGCGTTCACGTTGCCGCTGCTCACCAAGCTCGATGTCAGCCAGTTCGCCGTACAGGCGCTCATCCTCTGCCCGACGCGCGAACTCGCCGATCAGGTCACGCAGGAAGTCCGCCGGCTCGCGCGCGCCGAGGACAACGTGAAAGTGCTGACGCTGTGCGGCGGCACGCCGATGCGTCCGCAGGTCGCGAGTCTCGAACACGGCGCGCATATCGTCGTCGGGACGCCGGGCCGCATCATGGATCATCTGGAGCGCAGCACGCTCGCGCTCGATGCCGTGCGCACGCTCGTCCTCGACGAAGCCGACCGCATGCTCGACATGGGCTTCTTCGACGACATCGCGTCGGTGGCGCGCCAGTGTCCGAAGGATCGCCAGACCTTGCTGTTCTCCGCGACGTATCCGGAAGGCATCGCGAAACTGAGCCAGCAGTTCCTGCGCAATCCGCGCGAAATCAAGCTGACCGAGCGTCACAGCAGCGCGAAGATCAAGCAGCGCTTCTATCAGGTCGATGACAACGAGCGCCTGCATGCAGTCGGGCTTTTGCTCGATCACTATCGCCCGGTGAGCACGATCGCGTTCTGCAACACCAAGCAGCAATGCCGCGATCTGCTCGACGTGTTGCGCGCGCAGGGCTTCGAGGCGCTGACGCTGCACGGCGAACTCGAGCAGCGCGAGCGCGATCAGGTGCTCGTGCAGTTCGCCAATCGCAGTTGCTCGGTGCTCGTCGCAACCGATGTCGCCGCGCGCGGCCTCGACATCGCCCAACTGGAAGCGGTGATCAATGTCGACGTGACGCCCGATCCGGAAGTGCATGTGCATCGCATCGGGCGGACGGGGCGCGCGGGCGAAGAGGGCTGGGCGCTGTCGCTCGCGAGCATGGACGAAATGGGGCGCGTCGGCGCGATCGAGGAGGCGCAGCGCGCGGAAGTGGAATGGCATCCGCTGGCCGAGTTGACGTCGGCGGAACCGGGCCATCTGAAGCCGCCCATGGCGACGCTGCAAATTCTCGGCGGGCGCAAGGAGAAGGTCCGTCCCGGCGATGTGCTCGGCGCGCTCACCGGCGAAGCGGGCTTCGACGGCAAGCAGATCGGCAAGATCAACGTGATGGATCTGGTGACTTACGTAGCCGTCGACCGGAACATCGCCGACGACGCCGTGCGGCGCCTCGGCGCCGGCAAGCTGAAAGGCCGCAAAGTCAAAGTGCGGCGCATGTAA
- a CDS encoding DUF4365 domain-containing protein — MLVVGKTDAFEQNYMAKFEQLATNHGVFVKYERDRAARDIGVHLTKDMKSGKKQVTNALVWFQMKGVMASTLSKQQFEADKAIHLSLDIEHLRHWYLDKEPTHLVVYVESADQFLVMNLQEYITNQWGRGILALDQKTARVTVPASSVLDEQAFAILLRYADIAQWAKALGTEQEDTRLIHRDYNLIYAIGTAGERDVEYGVLWTKWLSKMRHELRIAERPANFDGDADDGWDIVHEHWEHGGIDPEASYPYLDLFNIDDYEPETFMNRWGEEELAEDGMLYTLKNGEKVFGPNAANEYCEFVFGARLNDYGQKLCGYVHALVKMGLLEVREPDDEERTFLSVAPWNSRLV, encoded by the coding sequence ATGCTAGTAGTCGGAAAGACCGATGCATTCGAGCAGAATTACATGGCCAAGTTCGAGCAACTGGCCACCAATCACGGTGTTTTCGTCAAGTATGAGCGAGATAGGGCAGCGCGTGACATTGGTGTGCACCTCACCAAGGACATGAAATCCGGCAAGAAGCAGGTTACCAACGCGCTCGTATGGTTCCAGATGAAAGGCGTGATGGCATCGACGCTATCGAAGCAGCAGTTTGAAGCAGACAAGGCGATCCATCTGTCGTTAGATATCGAACACTTGCGGCATTGGTATCTCGACAAGGAACCCACGCACCTCGTCGTGTACGTCGAGTCGGCCGATCAGTTCTTGGTGATGAACCTGCAGGAGTACATCACCAATCAATGGGGGCGCGGCATCCTCGCACTAGACCAGAAGACGGCCCGCGTCACGGTTCCGGCGTCGAGTGTGCTGGATGAGCAGGCTTTCGCAATCCTGCTCCGCTATGCCGACATCGCTCAGTGGGCGAAGGCGCTCGGTACTGAGCAAGAAGACACGCGGTTGATTCACCGCGACTACAACCTGATCTACGCCATTGGAACGGCCGGCGAACGTGATGTCGAATACGGTGTGCTGTGGACGAAGTGGCTCAGCAAGATGCGGCACGAACTACGCATTGCCGAGCGCCCCGCGAATTTCGATGGCGATGCCGACGACGGCTGGGACATCGTGCATGAGCACTGGGAACACGGCGGCATCGATCCCGAAGCGAGCTACCCGTATCTCGACCTGTTCAACATCGACGACTACGAGCCTGAGACATTTATGAATCGTTGGGGCGAGGAAGAACTGGCCGAAGATGGCATGCTCTATACGCTGAAGAACGGAGAGAAAGTCTTCGGTCCGAACGCTGCGAACGAATACTGCGAATTCGTTTTTGGCGCTCGTCTAAACGACTACGGCCAGAAACTGTGCGGCTACGTGCACGCATTGGTCAAGATGGGTTTGCTGGAGGTTCGTGAACCCGACGACGAAGAACGAACATTCCTGAGCGTCGCTCCATGGAACAGCCGACTTGTGTGA